One Sphingomonas endolithica DNA segment encodes these proteins:
- a CDS encoding TonB-dependent receptor, which produces MSLHPRLLWATLPLTFAALGVPQRACAQTGASASSTGEQTPDAVTDQEDIVVTGSYAQSLAAATETKRQAGFGVDAINATDIGKFPAQNVAEALQLVPGVAITRPRGEGLYVSVRGLGPQFQSTLLNGRPIAINDLIENGGANGRQFRFEMLPAEFVSQIDVVKTPTADMTEGALGGNIDVKTFRPLDVGTKTTLNLRGTYTTLTEKVKPNATALTSFKNEDGTFGILAGAQYWAKEVRNDRSYNTGWYLDKFSSALGTGFYTPGRTRPTVETENRKRLSGMISAQWKPSPELETTLDVLATRLDVAYDEYGLDIYPDDASVAGHKPVLVPGSVKLDGNTVVAATINDVRFMGTREYSLNRHDLITVGLKQAWNPEGWHVVANANWSYAHSFHPSYAEGTVRSRIQFFAPLSYDSSGGYKVAPTLSTPVNVLDPANYTLYPFNIAPKNSKDWDTYGRLDVDHEMDGFITKLSAGGEYHRRKRDYRRRDFTVNPAANTSLTGFAPNGFEQIPFDNFLSGVDGNIPRTWIVPITDVFYDKLFTDAIANGPLTPGDLRASYVVTEKTAGGYVRADYAFPVGGVAVTGNVGVRYVHTDQVASGTLTTGNVATPARFPQTFSDWLPSFNLRAELTHDLVGRLAASRVLTRPNVTQSAPQISVSTDQPTASGGNPALQPFLATQFDGSLEWYFNRSGSLTGALFYKKMDDYITAQNINVEIPGRGTVLLSTQVNGGSAKVYGAEAAYNQVFTFLPAPFDGLGFQASYTHTSVQASYTAGARPIKDQLVGLSKNSFNVVGFYDKGPLSTRLSYTWRDKYLTGIGSTTQVPTYQAAFGSLDGNLSVRATEQLMFSVEAINIANANTYSYNDRKLQFGEINNYGRTILFGVRAQF; this is translated from the coding sequence ATGTCGCTACATCCGCGCCTGCTTTGGGCGACGCTGCCGCTTACCTTCGCAGCATTGGGCGTGCCTCAGCGGGCCTGTGCGCAGACGGGCGCGAGCGCGTCCAGCACGGGCGAGCAGACACCCGATGCGGTCACTGACCAAGAGGACATCGTCGTCACGGGATCCTACGCCCAGAGCCTCGCCGCCGCCACCGAGACCAAGCGGCAGGCTGGGTTCGGCGTGGACGCGATCAATGCGACGGACATCGGCAAGTTCCCCGCGCAGAATGTGGCGGAAGCGCTCCAACTGGTGCCCGGCGTCGCCATTACCCGCCCGCGTGGTGAAGGGTTGTACGTCAGTGTTCGCGGCCTAGGGCCGCAGTTCCAAAGCACGTTGCTCAACGGACGGCCGATCGCGATCAACGACCTGATCGAGAATGGCGGCGCCAACGGCCGCCAATTCCGCTTCGAGATGCTCCCCGCCGAGTTTGTCTCGCAGATCGACGTGGTCAAGACCCCGACCGCGGACATGACCGAGGGCGCGCTCGGCGGCAACATCGACGTCAAGACCTTCCGCCCGCTCGACGTCGGCACCAAGACCACGCTGAACCTGCGCGGCACCTACACGACGCTGACCGAGAAGGTGAAGCCGAACGCCACCGCGCTGACCAGCTTCAAGAACGAGGACGGCACGTTCGGCATCCTCGCCGGCGCGCAATATTGGGCCAAGGAGGTCCGCAACGATCGATCCTACAATACCGGCTGGTACCTCGATAAGTTCAGCTCGGCCCTGGGCACCGGGTTCTACACGCCGGGCCGCACTCGACCGACCGTTGAAACCGAGAATCGCAAACGCCTCTCGGGCATGATCTCGGCACAGTGGAAGCCCAGCCCCGAGCTTGAGACCACGCTCGACGTGCTCGCGACGCGGCTTGACGTCGCCTATGACGAATACGGCCTCGACATCTATCCCGACGATGCCAGCGTCGCCGGGCACAAGCCGGTGCTGGTGCCCGGCTCAGTCAAGCTCGACGGCAACACCGTGGTCGCCGCGACGATCAACGACGTGCGCTTCATGGGCACGCGCGAATACAGCCTCAACCGCCACGATCTCATCACGGTGGGTCTGAAGCAGGCATGGAACCCCGAAGGCTGGCACGTCGTCGCCAACGCCAACTGGTCTTATGCGCATAGTTTCCATCCGAGCTACGCCGAGGGCACGGTGCGCAGCCGCATCCAGTTCTTCGCCCCGCTGAGCTACGACTCCTCGGGCGGCTACAAGGTGGCGCCGACGCTCTCCACCCCCGTCAACGTGCTCGATCCAGCGAACTACACGCTCTACCCGTTCAACATCGCGCCCAAGAACAGCAAGGACTGGGATACCTACGGGCGGCTCGACGTCGATCACGAGATGGACGGCTTCATCACGAAGCTGTCGGCCGGTGGCGAATATCACCGGCGCAAGCGCGACTACCGCCGCCGCGACTTCACGGTGAACCCCGCGGCCAACACGTCGCTGACCGGCTTCGCGCCCAACGGCTTCGAGCAGATCCCGTTCGACAACTTCCTGTCAGGGGTCGACGGCAACATACCGCGCACGTGGATCGTGCCGATCACCGACGTATTCTACGACAAGCTGTTCACCGATGCGATCGCCAACGGCCCCCTGACGCCGGGCGACCTGCGCGCCTCCTACGTGGTGACCGAGAAGACCGCCGGTGGCTATGTCCGTGCCGACTACGCCTTCCCGGTGGGTGGCGTCGCGGTCACCGGCAACGTCGGCGTGCGTTACGTTCATACCGACCAGGTGGCGAGCGGCACGCTGACGACCGGCAACGTCGCCACGCCGGCGCGCTTCCCGCAGACCTTCAGCGACTGGCTGCCGAGCTTCAACCTGCGCGCCGAGCTGACGCACGATCTGGTTGGACGCTTGGCCGCCAGCCGTGTGCTCACCCGGCCGAACGTGACGCAGAGCGCACCGCAGATCAGCGTATCCACCGACCAGCCGACTGCGAGCGGCGGCAACCCGGCTTTGCAGCCGTTCCTCGCCACGCAGTTCGACGGATCGCTCGAATGGTACTTCAACCGCTCCGGCTCACTGACCGGCGCGCTGTTCTACAAGAAGATGGACGATTATATCACAGCGCAGAACATCAACGTCGAGATTCCCGGCCGCGGCACCGTGCTGCTCAGCACGCAGGTGAACGGCGGTAGCGCCAAGGTCTACGGCGCGGAGGCCGCCTACAACCAGGTGTTCACCTTCCTGCCGGCGCCATTCGACGGTCTCGGCTTCCAGGCGTCCTACACCCACACCTCCGTGCAGGCGAGCTACACCGCCGGCGCGCGGCCGATCAAGGACCAGCTGGTCGGACTGTCGAAGAACAGCTTCAACGTCGTCGGCTTCTACGACAAGGGACCGCTTTCGACGCGGCTTTCCTACACCTGGCGCGACAAGTACCTGACCGGCATCGGCAGCACCACCCAGGTGCCGACCTATCAGGCGGCGTTCGGTTCGCTCGATGGGAACCTGTCGGTGCGGGCGACCGAGCAGCTGATGTTCAGCGTCGAGGCGATCAACATCGCCAACGCCAATACCTACAGCTACAATGACAGAAAGCTGCAGTTCGGCGAGATCAACAATTACGGCCGGACCATCCTGTTCGGCGTGCGGGCGCAGTTCTGA
- a CDS encoding TonB-dependent receptor, whose product MKMSKTRLRAFHLLCGTAIALLAPVSASAGTIPDEPQATLGENEDTQTSGDILVTGRRDTVRNAQDEQVKSQSFATIVSGEELRAQPQQNLADLLTRLPGISSSVDQSRNAAGTGEAQYLSIRGLDTAYNAYLLDGVRLAQTDARTRAISMNLLSPFALASVRVDKAPTANFDGDAIAGLIDLRTASAFDLPEHHFQIRAQGQIAGRAAARDQNPWGGTVQLETAQRFGDFGIYASAYYGLKHILGESTAMQHDWEKYNNNIPGMIRDNLDNLAPRGVQWQAFRNRIERMGGTLNLDWNSEDMSLYLRSTYGRYKLKSWMDQTALRQTDLAPDQINPNPNKGNYDAAGFRADYGLTATHYFRTEHSNQELISTKVGGQSRLGNFTFDYHGAYSRGEQDYPLRIQSGFSGRPYIGTPTGTGVAIDRLVTSIGDRTSPQVVLSDGARAALTDLSTLKQWYVTQQFENAHERRLEGAFDATWHHADQGLVSIATGAKVEDAKRYSNSLGDDGALQYYFPTSSGANSPRYAATGPSIADLPGEMLGGFMHNSAQVPIKLLDTRYIEEQVRRLSTSKLASLDPDKLRENRLDGTENRVGAYVMTTLQFGDLQVVPGVRYEYNRFKGTYWQDQGATAGFVTSSRNYDQWLPGVIANYRPNDQIVVRASVRKSYSRPAFDLLLGPTQIERNDAGQVTGIFLPNPDLDAQESWNFDTSLEVKGSGTDFFSVSPYYKKLKHVLFSTGTTNAGGDLNIWGPPQSEEQGGVEVSQLSTNATGKVYGVELFGRYSLKGLPKWLSGLGLQGNVTLQRADAKVFVNGQDRSQRMPQAPRVMYNGALFYAHAGIYAELNYNYTGDRLYDLRSDRPDTYIQPVSKANLIVNYTMPSGLTVGASVENLFDEHNYWATTSERKAYLSNDRKGGYVETGRVYMLNVSYAF is encoded by the coding sequence ATGAAGATGTCGAAAACGCGCCTGCGCGCGTTCCATTTGCTGTGCGGGACGGCCATCGCGCTGCTCGCACCTGTTTCAGCATCGGCTGGGACCATTCCAGACGAACCGCAAGCGACGCTGGGCGAGAACGAGGATACTCAGACGAGCGGCGACATTCTGGTCACCGGCCGCCGCGACACCGTCCGCAATGCGCAGGATGAACAGGTGAAAAGCCAGTCGTTCGCGACCATCGTCTCGGGCGAGGAATTGCGCGCCCAGCCACAGCAGAACCTGGCGGACTTGTTGACCCGGCTGCCCGGTATCAGCTCTTCGGTCGATCAGTCGCGTAACGCCGCCGGCACGGGTGAAGCGCAATATCTGTCGATCCGCGGGCTCGATACGGCATACAACGCCTATCTGCTGGATGGCGTTCGGCTGGCGCAGACCGATGCGCGCACCCGCGCCATCTCGATGAACCTGCTGTCGCCCTTTGCGCTGGCGAGCGTCCGGGTGGACAAGGCGCCTACCGCCAACTTCGATGGCGACGCGATTGCCGGCCTGATCGATCTGCGCACCGCCAGCGCGTTCGACCTGCCCGAACATCACTTCCAGATCCGTGCACAAGGCCAGATCGCCGGCCGCGCGGCCGCGCGCGATCAGAACCCGTGGGGCGGCACCGTGCAGCTTGAAACGGCGCAACGCTTCGGCGATTTCGGCATCTACGCCTCCGCATATTACGGCCTGAAGCATATACTGGGCGAGTCCACCGCCATGCAGCACGACTGGGAAAAGTATAACAACAACATTCCCGGCATGATCCGCGACAATCTGGACAACCTCGCCCCGCGCGGTGTGCAGTGGCAGGCGTTCCGCAATCGTATCGAACGCATGGGCGGCACGCTGAACCTCGATTGGAACAGCGAGGATATGAGCCTGTATCTCCGCTCGACCTATGGCCGCTACAAGCTGAAGAGCTGGATGGATCAGACGGCATTGCGCCAGACCGATCTAGCGCCCGACCAGATTAATCCCAATCCCAACAAGGGCAATTACGACGCCGCGGGATTCCGGGCCGACTATGGTCTGACGGCGACGCATTATTTCCGCACCGAACATTCCAACCAGGAACTGATCAGCACGAAAGTGGGCGGGCAGTCGCGGCTCGGCAATTTCACGTTCGACTATCACGGTGCCTACTCGCGTGGTGAACAGGATTACCCGCTGCGCATCCAGTCCGGCTTTTCCGGCCGTCCCTATATCGGTACGCCGACCGGCACCGGGGTTGCCATCGATCGCCTGGTGACGTCGATCGGTGACCGGACGAGCCCGCAGGTTGTATTGAGCGATGGTGCGCGCGCGGCGTTGACCGATCTGTCGACGCTGAAGCAATGGTATGTCACGCAGCAGTTCGAAAACGCGCACGAACGGCGATTGGAGGGTGCCTTCGACGCCACCTGGCATCACGCCGATCAGGGCCTGGTATCGATTGCCACCGGTGCCAAGGTCGAAGATGCCAAGCGCTATTCCAACAGTCTGGGCGACGACGGGGCACTGCAGTATTACTTCCCGACCAGCTCCGGCGCCAACTCGCCGCGTTATGCAGCGACCGGGCCTTCGATCGCCGATCTGCCTGGCGAGATGCTCGGCGGCTTCATGCACAATTCGGCGCAGGTGCCGATCAAGCTGCTAGACACCCGGTACATCGAGGAACAGGTGCGGCGCTTGTCGACCTCGAAGCTCGCATCGCTCGACCCGGACAAATTGCGCGAGAACCGGCTGGACGGTACCGAGAACCGGGTCGGCGCCTATGTTATGACGACGCTCCAGTTCGGCGATCTGCAAGTCGTGCCAGGGGTGCGCTACGAATATAATCGCTTCAAGGGCACCTACTGGCAGGACCAGGGCGCGACTGCCGGTTTCGTCACCTCGTCGCGCAACTACGATCAGTGGTTGCCCGGCGTCATCGCCAACTATCGCCCGAACGATCAGATCGTCGTGCGTGCATCGGTCCGTAAGAGCTATTCGCGGCCGGCGTTCGACCTGCTGCTCGGACCGACCCAGATCGAGCGCAACGATGCGGGTCAGGTCACCGGCATCTTCCTTCCCAATCCCGACCTCGACGCCCAGGAATCATGGAATTTCGATACGTCGCTGGAAGTGAAGGGCAGCGGCACCGATTTCTTCTCGGTCAGCCCGTATTACAAGAAGCTGAAGCACGTTTTGTTTTCGACGGGCACCACCAATGCTGGCGGCGACCTCAACATCTGGGGTCCTCCCCAGTCCGAGGAACAGGGCGGCGTCGAGGTTTCGCAGCTGTCGACCAATGCGACCGGCAAGGTCTACGGTGTGGAGCTGTTCGGCCGTTACAGCTTGAAGGGTCTGCCGAAATGGCTTTCCGGCCTGGGCCTGCAGGGCAACGTCACCTTGCAGCGGGCGGATGCCAAGGTGTTCGTCAACGGCCAGGACCGCAGCCAGCGGATGCCACAGGCGCCGCGTGTCATGTACAATGGCGCGCTCTTCTACGCGCACGCCGGCATTTATGCGGAGCTCAACTACAATTACACGGGGGATCGGCTGTATGATCTACGCTCGGATCGCCCGGATACGTACATCCAGCCCGTGTCCAAGGCGAACCTGATCGTCAATTATACGATGCCTTCCGGGCTGACCGTCGGCGCTTCGGTGGAAAACCTGTTCGATGAGCACAATTACTGGGCCACGACGAGTGAACGCAAGGCGTACCTCTCGAACGACCGCAAGGGCGGCTATGTCGAGACCGGGCGCGTGTACATGCTGAACGTGTCCTACGCCTTCTGA
- a CDS encoding histidine-type phosphatase: MRYLRSRLLTIAGALATLVAPASVVARTAVTVDQAILVMRHGIRAPLSGEVPAGTRTGQPWPRWSVAESRITDHGKSALIRVAEEDRRRFVRQGLIPATGCPSARGITIHSNTSDRTIVSGAAYADGLARGCGLAVDHLALDRIDPIFEPLRAGTTGFDPKTAIASIDRSTGGMKAMAVRHAGNIALLDDVLACSPRANGCAPPDPAAVTSSGDGKGVDLSGPIRTTSGIAQVLLLQYIEGMPLRSVGWGRVDAAKLQRLGTLHAALFDVFTRPPYMAAHQASALGRDVLETLSADAPRLRILMGHDTNVTALAAALRIDLTAPGYATNDVAPGGAILIERGHDSAGILFVRLFYRTQSPDALRTGTRAVDRTPLPIPGCTQMKGGWCSLAKFTMLLSNNLASSIYKHATTS; encoded by the coding sequence ATGAGATACCTTCGCTCCCGCCTCCTGACGATCGCCGGCGCTCTCGCCACCCTTGTCGCGCCGGCATCGGTGGTGGCACGTACTGCGGTCACCGTGGACCAGGCGATCCTCGTCATGCGCCATGGTATCCGCGCGCCACTGTCGGGGGAGGTGCCGGCCGGCACGCGCACCGGGCAGCCATGGCCGCGCTGGTCGGTCGCCGAAAGCCGGATCACCGATCACGGCAAGTCTGCGCTGATCCGCGTCGCCGAAGAGGATCGCCGCCGCTTCGTTCGTCAGGGGTTGATCCCTGCCACCGGTTGCCCCTCCGCGCGAGGCATTACCATTCACAGCAATACATCCGACCGCACGATCGTCAGCGGCGCAGCATATGCCGATGGGCTGGCACGCGGCTGCGGACTCGCCGTAGATCATCTGGCGCTGGACCGGATCGACCCGATCTTCGAACCGTTGCGTGCCGGCACGACAGGGTTCGATCCCAAGACGGCGATCGCGTCGATCGATCGGAGCACGGGCGGCATGAAGGCGATGGCCGTGCGTCACGCGGGCAATATTGCGCTGCTTGACGACGTGCTCGCCTGTTCGCCGCGCGCCAATGGCTGCGCGCCTCCGGATCCGGCAGCCGTCACGTCTTCCGGCGATGGCAAGGGCGTCGATCTGAGCGGGCCGATCCGCACCACATCCGGGATCGCGCAGGTCCTGCTGCTGCAATATATCGAGGGAATGCCGTTGCGTTCCGTCGGCTGGGGCCGGGTCGATGCCGCGAAGCTCCAGCGGCTGGGCACCTTGCACGCCGCTTTGTTCGATGTGTTCACCCGCCCGCCGTACATGGCCGCGCATCAGGCGTCGGCGCTCGGTCGCGATGTGCTCGAGACGCTGTCCGCCGACGCGCCGCGGCTGCGCATCCTAATGGGTCACGACACCAACGTCACGGCGCTGGCTGCCGCATTGCGGATCGACCTTACCGCACCTGGCTATGCGACCAACGATGTGGCGCCCGGCGGTGCGATCCTGATCGAGCGGGGGCACGATTCCGCGGGTATACTCTTCGTCCGCCTGTTCTACCGTACGCAGTCGCCTGATGCCCTGCGGACGGGGACGCGTGCAGTGGATCGCACACCGCTGCCGATACCCGGCTGCACGCAGATGAAGGGCGGATGGTGTTCGCTTGCGAAATTTACGATGCTGCTAAGCAACAACCTCGCTTCGTCCATCTACAAGCATGCGACGACATCGTAA
- a CDS encoding UvrD-helicase domain-containing protein yields the protein MARIEEKIAEKREHYQKPRTQAKTKERLEREIAGLEEDLAAIDRVETFTYGTGSSYAEGILGHDDILKLTPTCVAQHPLLRQLVASRFPFIFVDESQDTNPHVVEALRQIASEQPLCIGFFGDPMQKIYSTGTGVVELLDDWADITKPENFRCPTSVLSVINAVRQPADGVEQTRGRTRIVEGVEEPVAGTANLFILPADDQRTARLTAVRAWLAAQTADDLWLSNLRESDVRLLVLVHRMAATRLGFPNLYGALNDKAPQSLSEGLGDGSAWPLRPFVQHILPMMAAVGSNDQFTVMSIVRAESPRLEPALLAGQVVSEVLAALQQAVDGLVALMAEGSQASVGDVLRHIGDTELLRLDDRFAPHLLAEPIDDGHSGFANVQAFLACNVAELWSYRRYIDEESPFATHHGVKGAQFERVLVVIDDEEAAYNLYSYGKYFGFLPLSDRDQAHIDAGEESVLDRTARLFYVCCSRAAKDLAVVVFAQDVDAARAAIVGKKLFSEAAISGIEALH from the coding sequence GTGGCGCGGATCGAGGAAAAGATTGCCGAGAAGCGCGAGCATTATCAAAAACCCCGGACCCAAGCGAAGACGAAGGAGCGGCTCGAACGGGAGATCGCCGGCCTTGAGGAAGATCTGGCGGCGATCGATCGGGTCGAGACGTTCACCTATGGCACCGGCAGCAGCTACGCTGAGGGCATCCTCGGCCATGATGACATTCTGAAGCTGACGCCTACTTGCGTCGCGCAGCATCCGTTGCTGCGCCAACTGGTTGCCAGTCGCTTCCCCTTCATTTTCGTGGACGAGAGCCAGGATACAAACCCGCATGTCGTCGAGGCATTGCGCCAGATCGCCAGCGAACAGCCGCTCTGCATCGGGTTCTTCGGCGACCCAATGCAAAAGATTTATTCGACCGGGACAGGCGTCGTGGAGCTGCTCGATGATTGGGCGGATATTACCAAGCCCGAGAATTTCCGCTGCCCAACCAGCGTGCTCAGCGTCATCAATGCTGTCCGGCAACCAGCGGACGGCGTGGAACAGACCCGCGGTCGCACGCGAATCGTCGAGGGCGTTGAAGAGCCTGTCGCGGGAACGGCGAATCTCTTCATCCTGCCGGCCGATGATCAGCGGACCGCACGGCTGACTGCGGTGCGCGCCTGGCTTGCCGCGCAAACGGCTGACGATCTGTGGCTGAGCAACCTTCGTGAGAGCGATGTCCGACTTCTTGTACTGGTCCATCGCATGGCCGCGACGCGCCTCGGCTTTCCCAACCTTTATGGCGCTCTCAACGACAAGGCGCCGCAAAGCCTTAGCGAGGGGCTGGGGGACGGCAGTGCCTGGCCGCTACGTCCTTTCGTACAGCATATCCTGCCGATGATGGCGGCGGTCGGGTCTAACGACCAGTTCACCGTCATGTCGATCGTGCGTGCAGAAAGTCCGCGCCTGGAACCGGCGCTGTTGGCGGGGCAGGTGGTCAGTGAGGTGCTCGCTGCCTTGCAACAGGCGGTCGATGGGCTGGTCGCGCTGATGGCGGAAGGCTCACAGGCTTCCGTCGGTGATGTGCTGCGCCATATCGGTGACACCGAACTGCTGAGACTCGACGATCGGTTCGCGCCGCATCTCCTCGCCGAGCCGATCGACGACGGGCATAGCGGCTTTGCCAATGTGCAGGCATTTCTTGCCTGCAACGTCGCCGAGCTCTGGTCTTACCGGCGCTATATCGACGAAGAATCGCCGTTCGCCACGCATCACGGGGTGAAGGGCGCACAGTTCGAGCGCGTCCTAGTGGTGATTGACGATGAGGAAGCCGCCTACAACCTCTACTCCTACGGCAAGTATTTTGGGTTCCTTCCATTGTCGGATCGGGATCAGGCGCATATCGACGCGGGCGAGGAGTCGGTGCTCGATCGCACCGCCCGCCTATTCTACGTGTGCTGTTCGCGTGCGGCGAAGGATCTCGCCGTGGTCGTGTTCGCGCAAGACGTCGACGCCGCGCGCGCCGCAATTGTTGGTAAGAAGCTGTTTTCCGAAGCGGCGATCAGCGGCATCGAGGCCCTTCATTAA
- a CDS encoding UvrD-helicase domain-containing protein has product MTSRIGSPDTQADIDVRACLDRKSPRSFVMVAGAGSGKTTSLIKALAHLGETRGADLRRAGQKIACITYTEVAVAEVSGDVGVSPLFHVSTIHSFLWSVIPPVQDRHRCLGRGADRGKDCREARALSKTPDPSEDEGAARTGDRRP; this is encoded by the coding sequence ATGACCAGCCGGATCGGTAGTCCCGATACGCAGGCTGACATCGATGTGCGCGCCTGTCTGGACCGCAAATCTCCGCGTTCATTCGTCATGGTCGCCGGTGCCGGATCGGGCAAGACAACCTCGCTCATCAAGGCGCTCGCCCATCTCGGCGAGACGCGCGGAGCCGATCTGCGTCGCGCAGGTCAGAAGATCGCATGCATTACTTACACCGAAGTCGCGGTCGCAGAAGTCTCCGGCGATGTCGGCGTCTCGCCACTGTTTCATGTCTCGACGATCCACAGCTTCCTGTGGTCTGTCATTCCGCCCGTTCAAGACAGACATCGCTGCCTGGGTCGTGGCGCGGATCGAGGAAAAGATTGCCGAGAAGCGCGAGCATTATCAAAAACCCCGGACCCAAGCGAAGACGAAGGAGCGGCTCGAACGGGAGATCGCCGGCCTTGA
- a CDS encoding IS6 family transposase: MSRKSRALPPSPFRRFNSSPEVIRLVVMMYVRFPLSLRNVEDLLFERGIDICHETVRMWWNRFGPMFAGDIRRQRVSRMRGFRHWRWHLDEMYVKLNGEMVYLWRAVDHEGEILESYITRTRDKEAALRFMKKALKRHGSPEAITTDGLRSYRAAMKELGNAEKQEVGRWANNRVENSHLPFRRRERAMLRFRRMKTLQKFASVHANVHNHFNLERHLIDRQTYKERRSAALAEWGQVAS; this comes from the coding sequence ATGAGCCGAAAATCAAGGGCGCTTCCACCGAGCCCGTTCCGTCGTTTCAACTCATCACCCGAGGTGATCCGCCTGGTGGTCATGATGTACGTGCGGTTCCCACTGTCGCTGCGCAACGTCGAGGACCTGCTGTTCGAGCGCGGTATCGACATCTGCCACGAAACGGTGCGGATGTGGTGGAACAGGTTTGGGCCCATGTTCGCCGGCGACATCCGCCGGCAGCGTGTCTCGCGGATGCGCGGCTTTCGTCACTGGCGATGGCATCTCGATGAGATGTACGTGAAGCTGAACGGGGAGATGGTCTACCTCTGGCGAGCGGTCGACCACGAAGGCGAGATCCTCGAGAGCTATATTACCAGGACCCGCGACAAGGAGGCAGCGCTACGCTTCATGAAGAAGGCGCTGAAGCGGCATGGCAGCCCCGAGGCGATCACGACTGACGGTCTGCGCTCCTACCGTGCAGCGATGAAAGAGCTGGGTAACGCTGAGAAGCAGGAGGTGGGACGCTGGGCCAACAACCGGGTCGAGAACAGCCATTTGCCCTTCCGAAGACGAGAACGGGCCATGCTGAGGTTCCGACGTATGAAGACGCTACAGAAGTTCGCCAGCGTGCACGCCAATGTGCACAACCACTTCAATCTCGAACGCCACCTGATCGACCGTCAGACCTACAAGGAACGCCGCTCAGCCGCACTGGCTGAGTGGGGTCAGGTCGCAAGCTAG
- a CDS encoding TetR family transcriptional regulator, which produces MIFGSSTPANSGTLPLPHWSDKATEGASRFTTARVAERAGVSVGSLYQYFPNKAAILFRLQSDEWRRTSALLREILEDDGSTPTSRLRALTHAFLRSECDEAEVRTALADAAPLYRDAPETGEAREAGSSVILAFMRKTLPDRSDADVRLVTELVELTLTQVGSRFSEKPRTSQEITTFADAMADMFSSYLS; this is translated from the coding sequence TTGATTTTCGGCTCATCTACGCCCGCTAACAGCGGTACGCTGCCGCTGCCACATTGGTCTGACAAAGCCACCGAAGGTGCTTCCCGATTTACGACCGCCCGGGTCGCGGAGCGTGCGGGCGTGAGCGTGGGATCGCTGTACCAATATTTTCCAAACAAGGCGGCGATCCTGTTTCGCCTTCAAAGCGACGAATGGCGGCGGACGAGTGCGCTGCTACGCGAAATTCTGGAAGATGATGGCTCCACGCCAACGTCGCGGCTTCGAGCGCTCACACACGCGTTTCTCCGCTCGGAATGCGATGAGGCTGAGGTACGAACGGCGCTTGCAGACGCGGCACCGCTCTACCGTGACGCTCCGGAAACCGGCGAAGCGCGGGAGGCGGGGTCGTCGGTTATCCTCGCTTTCATGCGGAAGACGCTGCCTGATCGTTCAGACGCGGATGTGAGGCTGGTGACCGAGTTAGTGGAGTTGACGCTCACACAGGTTGGCAGCCGGTTTTCGGAGAAACCGCGAACAAGCCAAGAGATAACCACCTTTGCCGATGCGATGGCCGACATGTTCTCCTCCTATCTATCGTGA